In Cupriavidus basilensis, the following proteins share a genomic window:
- a CDS encoding MauE/DoxX family redox-associated membrane protein: MSAAAVVSDVLRDPVVVAACSAAAALVLAHSLWPKLRDFSGFRGAVSAYRLVPDAWSRPLALAYLGAETASVAALVAAPLHPGAALLAACVVAVASGAVGINLLRGRRDIRCGCGSDADNLRLSNGLLLRNLGLLAVLVLAAIAAAGLADGTAPRAFTRLDTLAAGFCALALLLLWLGATQLLVNADRAARRTGHLASSHPTHSPLS, from the coding sequence ATGAGCGCCGCCGCCGTGGTCTCCGACGTGCTGCGCGATCCGGTCGTGGTGGCGGCATGCTCCGCCGCTGCCGCACTGGTGCTCGCGCACTCCCTGTGGCCCAAGCTGCGCGACTTCTCCGGCTTCCGGGGCGCCGTCAGCGCCTACCGGCTGGTGCCCGACGCATGGTCGCGCCCGCTTGCGCTTGCCTACCTGGGCGCCGAGACGGCCAGCGTGGCGGCGCTGGTTGCCGCGCCGCTGCACCCGGGCGCGGCGCTGCTGGCGGCATGCGTGGTGGCGGTAGCCAGCGGCGCGGTGGGCATCAACCTGCTGCGCGGGCGGCGCGACATCCGCTGCGGCTGCGGCAGCGACGCCGACAACCTGCGGCTATCCAACGGCTTGCTGCTGCGCAACCTTGGCCTGCTCGCGGTGCTGGTGCTGGCCGCGATCGCTGCTGCCGGACTGGCGGACGGCACGGCCCCCCGTGCGTTCACGCGGCTCGACACCCTCGCCGCCGGCTTTTGCGCGCTCGCGCTGTTGCTGCTCTGGCTTGGCGCCACGCAATTGCTGGTCAATGCCGACCGCGCTGCCCGCCGCACCGGCCACCTCGCTTCCAGCCACCCTACGCATTCCCCCCTCTCGTGA
- a CDS encoding XAC2610-related protein: protein MLLPIRYKATFANSAATAALAFALACMNSAFAADFLAPGIYRVEPDSHLSPPNRMPEAETSRVKERFEHALPKSADITYAVVSHEPGSDGNRVHFLVDKDYRTDVNSANKLCVAYAFPGWNDYSASQPFCRTNISNESEALLRRRTTAAFTVTWQPRTTYLSTETIRPQRKPTADEVGACALGVCSSEAYGKGVDHYEMAYYTDGFALDRVRPYRTILYLTKAVPLFARTERDTILTRLDAGTYVPVLSTDAQWYEIERVGRDGSITHGWIDRDDAVAVNWVAQRAGTSSFLFRVAFIEDELTSDSPQAVAIEIIDRKTGVRTQVIRDFDSDPGFAARADALRVVDANFDGYPDISIFGMSGGAGPNSSENFFLFDAARQRFVFDETLSGLSQIAIDSRTRSVHSAQRNSCCSHSGQTYRYAGRTLTLVSTWDESLTADGKWLETTIGRARNGKLHYQTRRTKPER from the coding sequence GTGCTGCTCCCCATTCGCTATAAGGCCACATTTGCCAATTCTGCCGCTACCGCCGCTCTGGCCTTTGCTCTCGCGTGCATGAATTCGGCTTTCGCGGCCGACTTCCTGGCGCCAGGCATTTATCGTGTCGAGCCAGACTCCCATCTGAGCCCGCCCAACAGAATGCCGGAGGCCGAGACAAGCCGCGTCAAGGAGCGCTTCGAGCACGCCCTGCCCAAGTCGGCGGATATCACCTATGCCGTGGTGTCGCACGAACCCGGTTCGGACGGCAACAGGGTGCACTTTCTTGTAGACAAGGACTACAGGACCGACGTGAACTCCGCGAACAAGCTATGCGTGGCCTACGCCTTTCCGGGCTGGAACGACTACTCGGCATCCCAGCCGTTCTGCCGAACCAACATCAGTAACGAGTCTGAGGCACTGCTGAGGCGGCGGACGACGGCGGCGTTCACCGTGACCTGGCAGCCCAGGACGACGTACCTGAGCACCGAGACCATTCGGCCACAACGCAAGCCAACGGCCGACGAGGTCGGCGCTTGCGCGCTTGGCGTATGCAGCTCCGAGGCGTATGGCAAGGGGGTCGACCATTATGAGATGGCTTACTACACGGATGGCTTTGCCCTCGACAGGGTCCGCCCTTACCGGACAATTTTGTATCTCACCAAGGCGGTGCCACTGTTTGCCCGAACCGAACGTGACACGATCCTGACCCGTCTCGACGCGGGGACTTATGTTCCCGTCCTCTCCACGGATGCGCAATGGTACGAAATCGAGCGCGTCGGGCGGGACGGCTCGATCACCCACGGCTGGATCGACCGCGACGATGCGGTCGCGGTGAATTGGGTTGCGCAACGTGCCGGAACCAGCAGTTTCCTGTTTCGCGTTGCATTTATCGAGGACGAGCTCACATCCGACTCTCCGCAGGCGGTCGCCATTGAAATCATCGACCGGAAAACCGGAGTTCGTACTCAGGTCATTCGCGACTTCGATTCCGATCCCGGCTTTGCGGCGCGCGCGGACGCCTTGCGCGTGGTCGACGCCAATTTCGACGGCTATCCGGACATTTCGATTTTTGGCATGTCGGGAGGCGCCGGACCGAACAGCTCCGAGAACTTCTTCTTGTTCGACGCCGCCAGGCAACGGTTCGTTTTTGATGAGACCTTGTCGGGACTGTCGCAGATCGCCATCGACTCCCGCACGCGCTCTGTTCACTCGGCGCAGCGCAATAGCTGCTGCAGCCACTCGGGGCAAACCTACCGTTACGCCGGCAGAACGCTGACGCTGGTTTCGACCTGGGACGAAAGCCTGACGGCTGACGGCAAATGGCTGGAGACAACCATAGGCCGCGCGCGCAATGGGAAGCTGCATTACCAGACACGACGAACAAAACCGGAGCGGTGA
- a CDS encoding amidase — protein sequence MPAWQLSREIHARKLSAREVMAAYLDHIARVNPGANAIVALREPEVLLREAAACDQALAAGGSVGWMHGMPQAPKDLALTRGIRTTFGSPIFRDNVPTADAIIVERARAAGAVLIGKTNTPEFGLGSQTFNPVYGATRNPFDANRTAGGSSGGAAAALALRMLPVADGSDFGGSLRNPAGFCNVYGMRPSAGRVPYGPAPEVFIQQLGYEGPMARTVADVALLLATQAGPDARTPQALAQDPVLATLTPANVADVLKTNLKGKRVAWLGDWDGYLPMEAGILPLCEDALNAFPAFGVQVEAIKPPFSPERLWKTWLVHRHFLAGNGMLPLYQDPAKRALLKDSAIWEIEGMLKLSASDVYAASMERSAWYQALLGVFKQFDYIAVPTAQVFPFDVNQPWPKQIAGREMDTYHRWMEVVFPWTLSGCPAISVPVGFGPQGLPMGMQLIGRPRDDLSVLRLARAYEEERDWVGKRLPSAMMG from the coding sequence ATGCCGGCCTGGCAACTCTCGCGCGAGATCCATGCCCGCAAGCTGTCGGCCCGCGAAGTCATGGCGGCCTACCTGGACCACATCGCACGGGTGAATCCCGGCGCCAACGCCATCGTCGCGCTGCGTGAGCCCGAAGTGCTGCTGCGCGAAGCCGCCGCCTGCGACCAGGCCCTCGCCGCCGGCGGCTCCGTGGGCTGGATGCACGGCATGCCGCAAGCCCCCAAGGACCTGGCGCTCACGCGCGGCATCCGCACCACCTTCGGCTCACCCATCTTTCGGGACAACGTGCCCACGGCGGACGCCATCATCGTGGAGCGCGCACGCGCCGCCGGCGCCGTGCTGATCGGCAAGACCAACACACCGGAGTTCGGCCTGGGCTCGCAAACCTTCAACCCCGTCTACGGCGCCACCCGCAATCCCTTTGATGCAAACCGCACCGCCGGCGGCAGCAGCGGCGGCGCGGCCGCCGCGCTGGCGCTGCGCATGCTGCCGGTGGCGGACGGCAGCGACTTCGGCGGCTCGCTGCGCAACCCGGCTGGCTTTTGCAACGTCTACGGCATGCGCCCCAGCGCCGGCCGCGTGCCCTACGGCCCCGCCCCGGAAGTCTTTATCCAGCAACTCGGCTACGAAGGGCCCATGGCACGCACCGTCGCCGACGTGGCCCTGCTGCTGGCCACACAGGCCGGCCCCGATGCGCGCACGCCGCAGGCACTCGCGCAGGACCCGGTGCTGGCCACGCTCACCCCGGCCAATGTGGCCGACGTGCTGAAGACCAACCTCAAGGGCAAGCGCGTGGCATGGCTGGGCGACTGGGACGGCTACCTGCCCATGGAAGCCGGCATCCTGCCGCTGTGCGAGGATGCCCTCAACGCATTCCCGGCCTTTGGCGTGCAGGTGGAAGCCATCAAGCCCCCGTTCTCGCCGGAACGGCTCTGGAAGACCTGGCTGGTGCACCGTCATTTCCTGGCCGGCAACGGCATGCTGCCCCTCTACCAGGACCCGGCCAAGCGCGCGCTGCTCAAGGACTCCGCGATCTGGGAGATCGAAGGCATGCTCAAGCTCAGCGCAAGCGACGTCTATGCCGCCAGCATGGAGCGCAGCGCCTGGTATCAAGCGCTGCTAGGCGTGTTCAAGCAGTTCGACTACATCGCGGTGCCAACCGCGCAAGTGTTCCCGTTCGATGTGAACCAGCCCTGGCCAAAGCAGATCGCCGGCCGCGAGATGGATACCTATCACCGCTGGATGGAAGTGGTGTTTCCCTGGACGCTGTCGGGATGTCCGGCGATTAGCGTGCCGGTGGGATTTGGGCCGCAGGGGTTGCCGATGGGGATGCAGTTGATTGGGCGGCCGCGGGACGATCTGTCGGTGTTGCGCCTGGCGCGGGCCTATGAAGAAGAGCGGGATTGGGTTGGGAAGCGATTGCCGTCGGCGATGATGGGGTAA
- the tssJ gene encoding type VI secretion system lipoprotein TssJ codes for MRRQLRNGALLLVATHIAGCGVGQAVKDSTVEAAKWAFTTQVKTMRLDLTSRSSSNTSGAGQSLSTVVRIYQLKTPQAFEQLSYAQLQTNDLVALKPDLLATKDVILRPDASVSLSEPMHAEAEYVGVIALLRSPGKETVWRLVVPKKQWKKTDPVRIELRGSTLELAGASFDGPGAADGAGIARFAGTLRDSKCITPHVS; via the coding sequence ATGAGGCGACAGCTTCGAAACGGCGCCCTACTGCTGGTTGCCACCCATATAGCCGGCTGCGGCGTGGGCCAGGCCGTCAAGGACAGCACGGTGGAGGCGGCGAAATGGGCCTTCACGACCCAGGTCAAGACCATGCGCCTCGATCTGACCAGCCGGTCGTCGTCAAATACAAGCGGCGCCGGGCAATCGTTGTCGACGGTGGTGCGGATCTACCAGTTGAAGACGCCGCAGGCCTTTGAACAACTGAGCTATGCGCAGTTGCAGACGAATGACCTCGTGGCCCTCAAGCCGGATCTGCTGGCGACCAAGGACGTCATCCTGCGCCCCGATGCGAGCGTGAGCCTGAGCGAGCCGATGCATGCCGAGGCGGAGTATGTCGGGGTCATCGCGCTGTTGCGCAGCCCCGGCAAGGAGACGGTCTGGAGGCTGGTGGTGCCGAAGAAGCAGTGGAAGAAGACCGATCCAGTCAGGATCGAGCTGCGAGGCAGCACGCTGGAGCTGGCGGGAGCCAGCTTTGATGGTCCCGGTGCTGCGGATGGCGCTGGCATTGCGCGTTTTGCCGGCACGCTCCGCGATAGTAAGTGCATTACACCGCATGTAAGCTAA
- a CDS encoding c-type cytochrome: MKRSLSRLALCLACVAPASIALAQSLADQGKALFGTHCAACHNADASGIAGVAPPLAGALRERLATPAGQAYLANVLTHGLAGPIQSQGQSFNGVMPGFATLPDASLAAVLSWLAVSNGAPEQAVSTDTLARARAERKTPGAVRKLREAGQ, from the coding sequence ATGAAACGGTCTCTCTCACGCCTCGCGCTGTGCCTGGCATGCGTGGCGCCCGCAAGCATCGCCCTTGCGCAGTCGCTGGCTGACCAGGGCAAGGCCTTGTTCGGCACGCACTGCGCCGCTTGCCACAATGCCGATGCCTCCGGCATCGCCGGCGTGGCGCCGCCGCTGGCCGGCGCGCTGCGCGAGCGGCTCGCCACGCCGGCGGGCCAGGCCTACCTGGCCAATGTGCTGACCCACGGCCTCGCTGGCCCGATCCAGTCGCAGGGCCAGTCGTTCAACGGCGTCATGCCCGGCTTCGCCACATTGCCGGATGCATCGCTGGCCGCCGTGCTGTCGTGGCTGGCGGTGAGCAACGGCGCGCCCGAGCAGGCCGTGAGCACCGATACGCTGGCCCGCGCACGCGCCGAGCGCAAGACCCCGGGCGCCGTGCGCAAGCTGCGCGAGGCGGGGCAATAG
- a CDS encoding methylamine dehydrogenase light chain, giving the protein MWMDRFFEHQTRRAAQRTGRRSVLATLGKVMVGTMALPVLPFDRSAHAAGARGSKAAGPQAQDETACDYWKYCAVDGFLCACCGGTSTSCPPGTEPSRVSWVGTCHNPADGRSYMVSYNDCCGKTTCGRCECNTNERERPGYRLGVHNDVNWCMSNDSTMFHCTTSIILGVQE; this is encoded by the coding sequence ATGTGGATGGACCGATTCTTCGAACACCAGACCCGGCGCGCGGCGCAGCGCACGGGCCGGCGCAGCGTGCTGGCCACGCTCGGCAAGGTCATGGTGGGGACGATGGCGCTGCCGGTGCTGCCCTTTGACCGCAGCGCGCACGCGGCGGGAGCACGCGGCAGCAAGGCCGCCGGCCCGCAAGCGCAGGACGAAACCGCCTGCGACTACTGGAAGTACTGCGCGGTGGATGGCTTTCTGTGCGCATGCTGCGGCGGCACTTCCACCTCCTGCCCGCCCGGCACCGAGCCCTCGCGCGTGTCGTGGGTCGGCACCTGCCACAACCCGGCCGACGGCAGGAGCTACATGGTCAGCTACAACGACTGCTGCGGCAAGACCACCTGCGGGCGCTGCGAGTGCAACACCAACGAGCGCGAACGGCCGGGCTACCGGCTGGGGGTGCACAACGATGTGAACTGGTGCATGAGCAACGACAGCACCATGTTCCATTGCACCACCTCGATCATTCTCGGAGTCCAGGAATGA
- the tssF gene encoding type VI secretion system baseplate subunit TssF, with product MTDPTQDNEILRYYEAEMRYLREAGKEFAQAFPDRARMLNIDGIGERDPHVERLFEGFAFLMGRLRHKLDDELPELTEGLVSMLWPHYLRMIPSLSILEVSPNTDTLQRHETLPAGLEVQSDPVPLGTQAAGGNDAVQCIYRTTQAVDLYPLRLTEANAYAREDGRSVIRLRLEIHAQALREQLAVPRLRLYLHADRPLALALYAALTARAQAMQVRIPGYPADHPGVPQAMPGLALEAAGFDTQARLWPKPDNAFGGYQLLLEYFTFAEKFMFVDLVGLDMAAIPPGAGHVDVEVVLARPFPGDMRFSAENVRLFCTPIINLFELEADPITVTHLETEYRVRAMEQHGQHVEAYSVDTVRGFEAANGARFEYAPFAAFRHRGGMLRHEMPERYFHTRMRRGPSGRFDTWVVLGGHVWEQQQTLPEETLSLSVTGTNGMLPRKGLREAGITQMRSGFANVSAVRNLTAPTLPVYPPTAERFHWRVLSHLAPNYLSLLDAEVLRGSLALYDWTQGEMNRRRIDAITDVRHRPLQKLVKGGLLRGVEIEVVLDSTRFAGEGDVALFGEMLSRFLALYATLNLYTRLVIVSQPSGKRLAWPDSKAEGAPF from the coding sequence ATGACCGACCCCACCCAAGACAACGAAATCCTGCGCTACTACGAAGCGGAAATGCGCTACCTGCGCGAAGCCGGGAAGGAGTTCGCCCAGGCCTTTCCCGACCGTGCACGGATGCTCAATATTGACGGCATCGGCGAGCGCGATCCCCATGTCGAGCGGCTGTTCGAGGGCTTCGCCTTCCTGATGGGGCGGCTGCGCCATAAGCTGGACGACGAGCTCCCGGAGCTGACCGAAGGGCTGGTCAGCATGCTGTGGCCGCACTACCTGCGGATGATCCCGTCGCTGTCGATCCTCGAGGTGTCCCCGAACACGGACACGTTGCAGCGCCACGAAACCCTGCCGGCCGGACTGGAGGTGCAGTCCGACCCCGTCCCGCTTGGCACGCAGGCCGCCGGCGGCAATGATGCCGTGCAATGCATCTACCGGACCACGCAGGCGGTCGATTTGTACCCGCTGCGCCTGACCGAGGCCAACGCCTATGCGCGCGAGGATGGCCGCTCGGTGATCCGGCTCAGGCTCGAAATACATGCGCAGGCACTGCGCGAGCAACTGGCGGTGCCGCGCCTGCGGCTCTACCTCCATGCCGACCGGCCATTGGCGCTGGCGCTGTATGCCGCGCTCACCGCCCGGGCGCAGGCCATGCAGGTGCGCATCCCCGGCTACCCGGCTGACCACCCGGGCGTGCCACAGGCAATGCCCGGCCTGGCGCTGGAAGCGGCCGGCTTCGACACGCAGGCGCGCCTGTGGCCCAAGCCGGACAATGCCTTTGGTGGCTACCAGTTGCTGCTGGAGTACTTTACCTTTGCCGAGAAGTTCATGTTCGTCGACCTGGTGGGGCTGGACATGGCCGCCATTCCCCCGGGCGCCGGGCACGTCGACGTGGAGGTGGTGCTGGCCAGGCCGTTCCCCGGCGACATGCGCTTCTCGGCCGAGAACGTGCGGCTCTTTTGCACGCCCATCATCAACCTGTTCGAACTGGAAGCCGACCCGATCACGGTCACGCACCTCGAGACCGAGTACCGGGTGCGGGCCATGGAGCAACACGGGCAGCATGTCGAAGCGTACTCGGTCGACACCGTGCGGGGCTTCGAGGCAGCGAACGGCGCGCGCTTCGAGTACGCGCCGTTCGCCGCCTTTCGCCACCGGGGTGGCATGCTGCGCCACGAGATGCCGGAGCGCTACTTCCACACCCGCATGCGCCGCGGGCCCTCGGGCAGGTTCGACACCTGGGTGGTGCTTGGCGGCCATGTCTGGGAGCAGCAACAGACCCTGCCCGAGGAGACGCTGTCGCTGTCGGTCACGGGCACCAATGGCATGCTGCCCCGCAAGGGTCTGCGCGAGGCCGGCATTACGCAGATGCGCAGCGGGTTCGCCAACGTCAGCGCCGTGCGCAACCTGACCGCGCCGACCCTGCCGGTGTACCCGCCCACCGCCGAGCGCTTCCACTGGCGCGTGCTGTCGCACCTGGCGCCAAACTACCTGTCGCTGCTCGATGCCGAGGTCCTGCGCGGCAGTCTTGCACTCTACGACTGGACGCAAGGCGAGATGAACCGCCGGCGCATCGACGCCATCACGGACGTGCGGCACCGGCCCCTGCAAAAGCTCGTCAAAGGCGGCCTGCTGCGCGGCGTGGAGATCGAGGTGGTGCTGGACAGCACCCGCTTTGCCGGCGAGGGCGATGTCGCGCTCTTCGGCGAGATGCTCAGCCGGTTCCTGGCGCTCTATGCCACGCTGAATCTGTACACCCGGCTGGTGATCGTGTCGCAGCCAAGCGGCAAGCGGCTCGCCTGGCCCGACAGCAAGGCAGAGGGGGCACCGTTTTGA
- the tssG gene encoding type VI secretion system baseplate subunit TssG: MNFFRLCELIELSAPRCPALGTTDSPSNEPVRFRSYGRLGFPGREMYAVEHDGDHPERAPVVRTTFLGLYGVDARMPSYFVDEIAQRRDGAEPLAVFLDLFHHRIVTQFYRVARKYRYPVGFRRGGQDAVSCYLLSLLGLGFGRPGAEESVPTRKLLSMLGLASQRTRTAEGLAGVLQHAVPDARITVEEFYPVWVHLDATDRMPLGESCVLGRGFYDRANTVRVVIAPQARDSVLGLMPGRALHREVTALLRFYLGYEACAHLEMHVRPALMPAPALNSDQVSLGYTTQLRQSDEAEATGAGDAVTRVQLGNWRGHSSAQPTQR; encoded by the coding sequence ATGAACTTCTTCCGGCTCTGCGAACTGATCGAGTTGTCCGCGCCGCGGTGTCCGGCGCTGGGCACGACCGATTCCCCGTCCAATGAACCGGTGCGCTTCCGCTCGTATGGGCGGCTGGGCTTCCCGGGGCGGGAGATGTATGCGGTCGAGCACGACGGCGACCACCCCGAGCGAGCGCCAGTGGTGCGGACCACCTTCCTGGGCCTATACGGAGTCGATGCGCGCATGCCGTCCTACTTCGTGGACGAGATCGCCCAGCGTCGCGACGGGGCAGAGCCGCTGGCGGTCTTCCTGGACCTGTTTCACCACCGGATCGTCACGCAGTTCTACCGCGTCGCGCGCAAGTACCGCTATCCGGTGGGCTTCCGGCGCGGCGGACAAGACGCCGTGTCGTGTTACCTGCTGAGCCTGCTCGGGCTGGGCTTCGGCAGGCCGGGTGCCGAAGAGAGCGTCCCCACACGCAAGCTGTTGTCGATGCTGGGGCTGGCCAGCCAGCGCACACGTACCGCCGAGGGCCTCGCCGGCGTGCTGCAGCATGCCGTGCCGGACGCGCGCATCACGGTGGAGGAGTTCTACCCCGTGTGGGTGCACCTCGACGCCACCGACCGGATGCCGCTGGGGGAAAGCTGTGTGCTCGGGCGCGGCTTTTATGACCGCGCAAACACCGTACGCGTGGTGATCGCGCCGCAGGCGCGCGACTCGGTGCTGGGGCTGATGCCGGGCCGTGCCCTGCACCGGGAGGTGACGGCGCTGTTGCGCTTCTACCTGGGCTATGAAGCGTGCGCGCATCTGGAGATGCATGTGAGGCCCGCGCTGATGCCGGCGCCGGCCCTGAATTCGGACCAGGTGAGCCTGGGCTACACCACGCAGCTCAGGCAATCCGACGAAGCCGAAGCCACGGGCGCCGGCGATGCCGTCACCCGTGTGCAGCTCGGCAACTGGCGCGGGCACAGCTCGGCGCAGCCAACGCAACGCTGA
- the mauD gene encoding methylamine dehydrogenase accessory protein MauD — MTALVIANIVLWIAVLALLFGFYALARQVGILFERVAPMGALVIDAGPRVGEALPPFALQDVRGGPVAVGGAQPRSTLLFFLSPTCPVCKKLLPVLKSMQASEAGWLRVVLASDGEQPEHLAFLRQAGLAAFPYVLSPELGMHLQIGKLPYGVLMDERGTLRAKGLVNSREQLESLFTAMDLNVGSVQQFLETHA; from the coding sequence ATGACTGCTCTTGTGATTGCCAATATCGTGCTGTGGATCGCCGTGCTGGCGCTGCTCTTCGGTTTCTATGCCCTGGCCCGCCAGGTCGGCATCCTGTTCGAGCGCGTCGCGCCGATGGGCGCGCTGGTGATCGACGCCGGCCCGCGCGTGGGCGAGGCGCTGCCGCCCTTTGCCCTGCAGGACGTGCGTGGCGGCCCGGTGGCGGTGGGTGGCGCGCAGCCGCGCAGCACGCTGCTGTTCTTTCTCTCGCCAACCTGCCCGGTCTGCAAGAAGCTGCTGCCGGTACTCAAGTCGATGCAGGCCAGCGAGGCAGGCTGGCTGCGCGTGGTGCTCGCCTCCGACGGCGAACAGCCCGAGCACCTGGCCTTCCTGCGCCAGGCCGGGCTGGCAGCCTTCCCCTATGTGCTATCGCCCGAGCTCGGCATGCACCTGCAGATCGGCAAGCTGCCGTACGGCGTGCTGATGGACGAGCGCGGCACGCTGCGCGCCAAGGGCCTGGTGAACTCGCGCGAGCAGCTGGAGAGCCTGTTCACCGCGATGGACCTTAACGTGGGCTCGGTGCAGCAGTTCCTCGAAACGCATGCCTGA
- the tssA gene encoding type VI secretion system protein TssA, giving the protein MFNNLLNALFGARAPADLARSTQARWDPWLQPIRPDAPAGDDPGYDDDFLAIKDEVAKLSGVNDTLIVESAERLLKLTAKDARLAVYYVYGRMRRDGAEGVAAGFELLSALLDRFGARLLPARAESRKAALEWLAGATFTDRLDRVPGLAGAPLERTLSALALILERTAQWPEPARPALDGLIRRFAGRVESPFATGNPGGDAPSGPAAASVLPAPGEVASTRDLLDRARQMALYLRQQPQGYLAAYRLMRCVRWDTLTEIPPHEHSGKTRLVAPRAELRAQLKRLMLQKQWPELLDRIEQAFAEGANHFWLDLQYYAFTAQDQAGGAYGRARDLLATDCALMLERLPGLDQLAFTDGTPFADDTTLAWIARHATVRNVERGEPMAPVSVASASTDWAETQAQAADLAAQQSLDAAFAWLQGLPAPDGERDRFVRQLVMARVAERAARPDTALHLLGALERNAQRFELATWEPSLAFDAKQQLLRLLKARMTRKDVDKAALAQRIEALVGDLTAIDPARAVAIA; this is encoded by the coding sequence ATGTTTAACAACCTTCTCAACGCGCTCTTCGGCGCGCGTGCCCCTGCGGATCTCGCTCGCTCCACGCAGGCGCGCTGGGACCCATGGCTGCAGCCCATCCGTCCCGATGCCCCGGCCGGCGACGATCCGGGCTACGACGACGACTTCCTCGCCATCAAGGATGAGGTTGCCAAGCTGTCCGGCGTGAACGACACGCTGATCGTCGAGTCCGCCGAGCGGCTGCTCAAGCTGACCGCCAAGGACGCGCGCCTTGCCGTGTATTACGTCTACGGGCGCATGCGGCGCGATGGCGCCGAGGGCGTCGCCGCGGGCTTCGAGTTGCTGTCGGCACTGCTCGACCGTTTTGGCGCCCGGCTGCTGCCCGCCCGGGCCGAGAGCCGCAAGGCGGCACTCGAATGGCTGGCCGGCGCGACGTTCACGGACCGGCTCGACCGGGTGCCGGGCCTGGCCGGCGCGCCGCTGGAACGTACCCTGTCGGCGCTGGCGCTGATTCTCGAGCGCACGGCGCAGTGGCCGGAACCGGCGCGTCCGGCGCTGGATGGGCTCATCCGCCGCTTCGCGGGCCGGGTCGAGTCACCTTTTGCCACCGGCAACCCTGGCGGAGACGCGCCATCCGGGCCTGCGGCCGCCTCGGTCCTGCCAGCCCCGGGCGAGGTGGCCTCGACACGTGATCTGCTGGATCGGGCGCGCCAGATGGCACTGTACCTGCGCCAGCAACCGCAGGGCTACCTCGCGGCCTACCGCCTGATGCGCTGCGTACGGTGGGATACGTTGACCGAGATCCCGCCGCACGAGCACAGCGGCAAGACGCGCCTGGTGGCGCCGCGCGCCGAACTGCGCGCCCAGCTCAAGCGCCTGATGCTGCAAAAGCAGTGGCCGGAACTGCTCGACCGCATCGAGCAGGCCTTCGCCGAAGGCGCCAATCATTTCTGGCTGGACCTGCAGTACTACGCTTTCACGGCCCAGGATCAGGCAGGCGGCGCGTACGGCCGCGCGCGCGACCTGCTTGCCACCGACTGCGCACTCATGCTCGAACGCCTGCCCGGCCTCGATCAACTGGCCTTCACCGACGGCACACCGTTTGCGGATGACACCACGCTGGCGTGGATCGCGCGCCATGCCACCGTACGCAATGTCGAGCGCGGCGAGCCCATGGCGCCGGTATCGGTCGCGTCCGCCAGCACCGACTGGGCGGAGACGCAAGCCCAGGCGGCGGACCTCGCCGCCCAACAAAGCCTCGATGCCGCGTTCGCCTGGCTGCAGGGCCTGCCGGCGCCGGATGGCGAGCGCGACCGCTTCGTGCGGCAACTGGTGATGGCGCGCGTGGCCGAACGTGCGGCCCGGCCGGACACGGCGTTGCACTTGCTGGGCGCGCTCGAGAGGAACGCGCAACGCTTTGAGCTGGCCACCTGGGAGCCTTCGCTCGCGTTCGATGCCAAGCAACAGCTGCTGCGGTTGCTCAAGGCCCGCATGACGCGCAAGGATGTGGACAAGGCCGCTCTTGCCCAGCGTATTGAAGCCCTGGTCGGCGATCTGACCGCCATCGACCCGGCCCGTGCCGTGGCCATCGCCTGA